TTCGTGTCTTTCCAGTTTCTTATAATTACCATCTTTCCACAAGAACCGCATTATTGGATCGAGAATAACAACGTTATCCACCTCGCCATAGTAGAGTGCTTCTGAAACATCTTTTGCGTTTTTAGCTGTAACAATAAAAGTGAGTCTATGGGGGGGAGTAGCAATGCTCAAGTCTTTCCATTCTGAGTACACTTTTTTATTTTGGAACAATATACCATGGCTATCAACTAATAGGTTCCCATATTCTATCTTTTCGTCAGAGGACAAGCGTCGTAACGTATCTTCAACTAATCTAACACCAACTATTTTCCACAGTTTACTGGTTACCAATTCATAACGTTTATCAATGTTTCTTAAACTATCCCAAAACGTAACGCAATCGATCTTCATCGTTTGATGGTTATCCTTAACAAATGCACTAACATAAGATAGTGTCATCCCATTAGTTGGTGCGTGTAAAGAGCTCCATCTTAACGCTATAATTTCATTCACCCTTATGATTTGCTCATCTAAACTAATATTTTCAGGAGTTATAATTAACCTGCGAGGCATGAAAGAGCCGATTTTTATATCAAGAGATACATCCTCTTTCCATCTTGCATAATCTTTTTCACTTATATTCTTACTTTGGAAATTACTGTAATAATGATTTTCTTCTTCTGATGCATACCCTGTCGACGAATCATATTCGCTTGAGTTTTGTTTTGATGCCGCTGCACCGTTATTATATGATTTATTAGCAGAGGTAAATTTACTATGATTGGCAAAATAAACCTGCACCTTCTCATAGGCTACATTTATTTCCTGCAATTTAATATCTGCCTTTTTTTGAAGCTTAAGATCACTCCCAAATCTATCGGGATGCCAGACTTTAACTAAATCTCTATATGCTTCTTTGGCTTCTTGCGGTGATGCATCTTCTGTTAGTCCCAGAAGATGAAGATATTTTGTTATGCTTTCCATTGGCTACCATTCCTTTACCTTGTTGCTATCGATAATTTGCGTGCAACAGAATTTAATGCTTAAAAAATTTAATGCTTAAAACAATAAAGCCTATCTATGAACTGTGAGCGAAGGGATGTAAGTCATATCAATCCACATGTTGGCTATCTACCTTGTGGGTACTAACGCCATAACAACAGCCTTGAATTCTTTTATTAGACCGCTTGTGCCCTAAGTAGTAGCATAAGGATTTCCAGCAAAACCCAACATTATGGCTATTCCAAATAATATCTTTTTAAAAACGCCTCCTGTTTAACGCTATCAGTCGAGCAACAACAAGTAACCCTCTGGGATGTCGCTCCTGGCGTACTGTAAAATAGATCGTTCAATTAGATGTATTATTCATTTTTCTTGAAGACTTTTTGTATTTCCTCATAAAGTCGAACTGCTTTATCAGCAAACCAGCCATGATCCATTGTCGCCGCAAATGTTACTGTTACCGCCCCTTGTCTTGGTTTGTCAAACTTAAGCAGTTTCATAGGCAGATTCCGGCTATCAGAAAAGACTCTGCCATGAGCAATAGCGTCTCTTATTGCTACAAGTTTCTTGTCAATCCTC
The nucleotide sequence above comes from Nitrospirota bacterium. Encoded proteins:
- a CDS encoding J domain-containing protein, whose protein sequence is MESITKYLHLLGLTEDASPQEAKEAYRDLVKVWHPDRFGSDLKLQKKADIKLQEINVAYEKVQVYFANHSKFTSANKSYNNGAAASKQNSSEYDSSTGYASEEENHYYSNFQSKNISEKDYARWKEDVSLDIKIGSFMPRRLIITPENISLDEQIIRVNEIIALRWSSLHAPTNGMTLSYVSAFVKDNHQTMKIDCVTFWDSLRNIDKRYELVTSKLWKIVGVRLVEDTLRRLSSDEKIEYGNLLVDSHGILFQNKKVYSEWKDLSIATPPHRLTFIVTAKNAKDVSEALYYGEVDNVVILDPIMRFLWKDGNYKKLERHEFK